Proteins from a single region of Desulfolutivibrio sulfoxidireducens:
- a CDS encoding type II toxin-antitoxin system RelE/ParE family toxin has product MTGAIQEDIDAVVGELERRGPNLPYPFSSKVRGSSHSHMRELRIQSGGHPIRIFYAFDPRRMAILLLGGDKKDDDAFYERMIPLVDRLYRVHLQEIGGS; this is encoded by the coding sequence CTGACCGGGGCCATCCAGGAAGACATCGACGCCGTTGTCGGCGAATTGGAACGCCGAGGGCCGAATCTGCCCTACCCGTTCTCAAGCAAGGTCCGCGGTTCGAGCCACTCGCACATGCGTGAACTGCGCATTCAAAGTGGTGGGCATCCCATCCGTATTTTTTACGCATTCGATCCAAGGCGGATGGCCATTCTCCTGCTTGGCGGAGACAAGAAAGACGACGATGCCTTTTACGAGCGCATGATTCCTCTCGTTGACAGACTCTATCGTGTGCATCTTCAAGAGATCGGCGGGTCGTAA